One genomic window of Glycine soja cultivar W05 chromosome 9, ASM419377v2, whole genome shotgun sequence includes the following:
- the LOC114367849 gene encoding uncharacterized protein LOC114367849: protein MASAAAADGLFRPIYEGCISAYDNDVERRPYHKNCGCALHSKSRRNSSRACRHKLPKCNNVSYPMRRAWSEGNLSMVSSTTSTHSSPSSSPAAGFRPQHDEEGNTKNKLVVLFEMNN, encoded by the coding sequence ATGGCCTCCGCCGCAGCCGCAGACGGACTCTTCCGGCCGATCTACGAGGGCTGCATCTCCGCCTACGACAACGACGTGGAGCGCCGCCCCTACCACAAGAACTGCGGCTGCGCTCTGCACAGCAAGTCGAGGAGGAACAGCAGCAGAGCGTGCAGGCACAAGTTGCCAAAATGCAACAACGTGTCCTACCCTATGAGGAGGGCTTGGAGTGAAGGGAATTTGTCAATGGTTTCATCAACAACTTCCACGCATTCCTCGCCTTCTTCTTCTCCCGCCGCTGGGTTCAGGCCTCAACACGACGAAGAGGGAAATACTAAAAACAAATTAGTAGTTTTATTTGagatgaataattaa